In Tsuneonella amylolytica, one genomic interval encodes:
- a CDS encoding PilZ domain-containing protein, producing the protein MSNIDGRQFERREAAHATTCLSNGGVCSVAICNISEGGCLVEGEDLTLRHGARTRIRIEGICMIEGTVAWAGEGRGGIAFDEPLHGAVVLHIALSTSARPGADDPPRDRFGRILPPPAYPPRFSDMIGA; encoded by the coding sequence ATGTCGAACATCGATGGACGCCAATTCGAACGCCGCGAGGCCGCGCACGCGACCACGTGCCTGTCGAACGGCGGGGTCTGCTCGGTCGCGATCTGCAACATCTCCGAAGGGGGCTGCCTGGTGGAGGGCGAAGACCTGACGCTCCGGCACGGCGCGCGCACGCGCATCCGGATCGAAGGCATCTGCATGATCGAGGGCACGGTCGCGTGGGCGGGGGAAGGGCGCGGCGGCATCGCGTTCGACGAACCGCTGCACGGCGCGGTCGTGCTCCACATCGCCCTGAGCACCAGCGCCCGCCCCGGCGCGGACGACCCGCCGCGCGACCGCTTCGGCCGCATCCTGCCGCCGCCCGCCTATCCCCCGCGCTTCTCCGACATGATCGGCGCCTGA
- a CDS encoding LysR family transcriptional regulator, translated as MKRTHLPLNALRVFDAAARHLSFTRAADELAVTPAAVGQQIRALEDHLGTVLFRRTSKGLELTDEAVAGLEPLREGFLKFEESVQNMQAGQASDRYTIAAPREFWAQWLSHRLAAFAAANPGIRLSLVADENADFTESNLDVAVRLVDGPGDLEGVELAPAQRVVVAAPGAPDQWIAWPGAPLPQGAEGMVQAANPGQALSSAIAGLGKAMLPYLLVEEAIEAGRLEVLEGPDEGRRAYWLVAPLPQWRQKKVRALVAFLSA; from the coding sequence ATGAAGCGCACGCACCTTCCCCTGAACGCCCTGCGCGTATTCGACGCGGCGGCGCGGCACCTCAGCTTTACCCGCGCGGCGGACGAGCTGGCGGTGACCCCGGCCGCGGTCGGCCAGCAGATCCGCGCGCTGGAGGATCACCTCGGCACCGTCTTGTTCCGCCGCACGAGCAAGGGGCTGGAGCTCACCGACGAGGCGGTGGCCGGCCTCGAACCCTTGCGCGAAGGGTTCCTGAAGTTCGAGGAGTCCGTACAGAACATGCAGGCCGGTCAGGCCAGCGACCGCTACACCATCGCCGCCCCGCGCGAATTCTGGGCACAGTGGCTCAGCCACCGCCTCGCCGCCTTCGCCGCCGCCAACCCCGGCATCCGTCTGTCGCTGGTCGCCGACGAGAACGCCGACTTCACCGAGAGCAACCTCGACGTCGCGGTGCGGCTGGTCGACGGCCCGGGCGACCTCGAGGGGGTGGAACTCGCGCCCGCGCAGCGCGTCGTCGTCGCCGCGCCCGGCGCGCCCGACCAGTGGATCGCCTGGCCCGGCGCGCCCCTGCCGCAGGGGGCCGAGGGCATGGTCCAGGCCGCCAACCCCGGCCAGGCGCTGTCGAGCGCGATCGCCGGGCTCGGCAAGGCGATGCTCCCCTACCTGCTGGTGGAGGAGGCGATCGAGGCCGGCCGGCTCGAGGTGCTGGAGGGCCCGGACGAGGGGCGCCGCGCCTACTGGCTGGTCGCCCCGCTACCGCAATGGCGCCAGAAGAAAGTGCGCGCGCTCGTCGCCTTCCTCTCCGCCTAG
- the apaG gene encoding Co2+/Mg2+ efflux protein ApaG — MKQLFQHAAITDGITVRVAVNFLPEQSRPQDGKWFWVYHIRIENGSHERVQLVSRHWRITDGAGTVSVIDGEGVVGEQPVLEPGQSHDYVSGCPLGTPHGTMEGFYTFRRMNGQGGRTGGEPLEVRIPFFPLAAPAEAN, encoded by the coding sequence ATGAAACAGCTCTTCCAGCATGCCGCCATCACCGACGGGATCACCGTGCGGGTGGCGGTGAACTTCCTGCCCGAACAGTCCCGCCCGCAGGACGGCAAGTGGTTCTGGGTCTACCACATCCGCATAGAGAACGGCAGCCACGAGCGGGTGCAACTCGTCAGCCGCCACTGGCGCATCACCGACGGCGCGGGCACTGTCAGCGTGATCGACGGGGAGGGCGTGGTCGGCGAACAGCCGGTGCTCGAACCCGGCCAGTCGCACGACTACGTCTCGGGCTGCCCGCTCGGCACCCCGCACGGCACGATGGAGGGGTTCTACACCTTCCGCCGGATGAACGGGCAGGGCGGGCGCACCGGCGGCGAACCGCTGGAGGTGCGCATCCCGTTCTTCCCGCTCGCCGCCCCGGCCGAGGCGAACTGA
- a CDS encoding PAS domain S-box protein has translation MKPQDHYAAIVQSSDDAIVAKDLDGIVLSWNPAAERIFGWSSEEMVGQSIRRLLPADRQDEEDLILSRIRNGERIALSLATRLHKDGSELPVVVTISPVRDAEGRIVGASKIARDAGERLDIERQLRDSEHRFRMLADNISQLAWIAEADGDILWYNQRWYDYTGTDLAAMRGWGWRAVHHADHLERVEAKFRKSLDSGEEWEDLFPLKSCDGEWRWFLSRAKPIRDADGNIVCWFGTNTDITEQREQSEQINVLLREVNHRSKNMLAKVQALARSSIAGDPELVKRFAERVGSLAVNQDILVRRDWKEVPVEELVRLQLRFVEGKGVRISHSGPGCALVPRAAEIVGMALHELATNSLKYGALSVPGGFVDIRWDCPDGFEMEWRESGGPPVPPPSRRGFGSQLIEDIPRRGLGAEVTYDFAADGIVWRLSAERGVIADPVREAAEAAE, from the coding sequence ATGAAACCGCAAGATCATTACGCCGCGATCGTGCAATCGTCCGACGATGCGATCGTGGCGAAGGATCTCGACGGTATCGTACTCAGCTGGAACCCGGCGGCGGAGCGCATTTTCGGTTGGTCCAGCGAGGAGATGGTCGGGCAATCGATCCGGCGGCTGCTTCCTGCGGACCGGCAGGACGAAGAGGACCTCATCCTCTCGCGCATCCGTAACGGCGAAAGGATCGCCCTCTCGCTCGCCACCCGGCTGCACAAGGATGGCAGTGAGTTGCCCGTCGTCGTTACCATCTCCCCGGTGCGCGATGCCGAGGGCCGGATCGTGGGCGCCAGCAAGATCGCCCGCGATGCGGGCGAGCGTTTGGACATCGAGCGCCAGCTTCGCGACAGCGAGCATCGCTTTCGCATGCTGGCCGACAACATCTCGCAGCTGGCGTGGATCGCCGAGGCCGACGGCGACATTTTGTGGTACAACCAGCGCTGGTACGATTATACCGGCACCGATCTGGCAGCGATGCGGGGATGGGGCTGGCGGGCGGTCCATCACGCCGATCACCTCGAGCGGGTGGAAGCGAAGTTTCGCAAGTCGCTCGATTCCGGGGAGGAATGGGAAGACCTGTTTCCCCTCAAGAGCTGCGACGGGGAATGGCGCTGGTTCCTGAGCCGGGCCAAGCCGATCCGCGATGCCGACGGTAATATCGTCTGCTGGTTCGGCACCAACACCGACATCACCGAGCAGCGCGAGCAGTCCGAACAGATCAACGTGCTGCTGCGCGAAGTGAACCATCGCAGCAAGAACATGCTGGCCAAGGTACAGGCGCTGGCCCGCAGCTCGATCGCGGGCGATCCGGAACTCGTGAAGCGCTTTGCCGAGCGGGTCGGCAGCCTCGCGGTCAACCAGGACATTCTCGTCCGGCGTGACTGGAAGGAAGTGCCCGTCGAAGAACTGGTGCGCCTGCAGCTCCGCTTCGTGGAGGGCAAGGGCGTCCGGATCAGTCATTCCGGTCCCGGCTGCGCGCTGGTGCCCCGCGCAGCGGAGATCGTCGGGATGGCGCTGCACGAACTTGCCACCAACTCGCTCAAATACGGCGCGCTTTCGGTCCCCGGCGGCTTCGTCGATATTCGCTGGGATTGTCCCGACGGGTTCGAGATGGAATGGCGCGAGAGTGGCGGCCCGCCCGTGCCCCCGCCGTCCCGTCGCGGGTTCGGCAGCCAGCTCATCGAGGACATTCCCCGCCGCGGGCTCGGCGCCGAGGTGACGTACGATTTCGCGGCCGACGGGATCGTCTGGCGGCTGTCGGCGGAACGCGGGGTTATCGCCGACCCGGTGCGCGAAGCGGCCGAGGCGGCCGAATAA
- a CDS encoding DEAD/DEAH box helicase has translation MRDRKTAGQAKAIFNPAHVAAVLAERLATGDVVHAAKDDTEARAIAGLLRAFAPAAHVVTMPATDVLPGETTPASATNIGSRISALRSLAEAQDGTKRPPIALVTTGEALAYSYADPKAYAALPPRIEAGQAVDLATLAEELVAVGYVMDERVDEPGEVGVHEKVLNVFPVDGDLPFRIEAKDGIVAGIRTYDPLDQRTVAELETCEIGRACEPDVPARGVSLLDHLPGAALSLPAKADRRRQSVRALAEDTVGKAGCKTLLSEKRWNGALEEAHRIELPAAGEPVPRFVESADAAEAAEAFLRAETGAGNRIAILAGNRDLRFIAARLPSGIGRVATAGSWAELEKSKAKVTLLAAPAERGFRMDGLVAVAGADLLGGRAERIDAESAANPHADLLGLSDIHIGDVVVHEDHGLGRVLGIEPMPDLDGMGTGGGDAVKLAFAKDTVRLVPVFDLDRVWRYGADADGVALDTLNGTSWTKRRAAIQHEMEDAAGKLVALAEERAGQTAPVLEPETDAYERFCARFPFSETADQHRAIEAVLGDLASGRPMDRLIVGDVGYGKTEVALRAAAAAALAGSQVALAAPTSVLARQHYETFQQRFAKSGVEVAMLSRLTSAADKKRVLAGLKDGSIGIVVGTSAVAGKAVEYADLALVVIDEEQRFGKADKDRLRDLSAGHLLSLSATPIPRTLQSALLGIQDLSILATPPARRQPIRTRIAEFDPQTVRAALMREKVRHGQSFVVVPRIEDLPPIADQLAGIVPELEVIQAHGKLPAAELEDAMVRFAAGDGDVLLATNIIEAGLDVPRANTMIVLHADRFGLAQLHQLRGRVGRGRRRGSIMLATEPGQSLADHTLKRLGTLSAFDSLGAGFAISARDLDMRGAGDLVGADQTGHMKLIGADLYRFLLEQSVRTVRGEPVQDRWAPELTLGIQGCLPGDWIGDDDLRVGLYARAARIQTQDELKALRAELRDRFGVLPSEARAFLRAVQLRILARRASIERIDAGPAAVAFTPRGEGDALAGVEGVTRSGDRFILAEAIDDPIARIARTETVLASVKTGRGR, from the coding sequence GTGCGCGACAGGAAAACGGCCGGGCAGGCGAAGGCGATATTCAACCCGGCGCATGTCGCCGCGGTGCTGGCCGAGCGGCTGGCGACGGGCGACGTCGTCCACGCCGCGAAGGACGATACCGAGGCCCGCGCCATCGCCGGCCTGCTGCGCGCCTTTGCGCCCGCCGCCCACGTCGTCACTATGCCGGCGACCGACGTCCTTCCCGGTGAAACGACGCCCGCTTCGGCGACCAACATCGGTTCGCGCATTTCCGCGCTGCGCTCGCTGGCCGAGGCGCAAGACGGCACGAAGCGCCCGCCCATCGCGCTCGTCACCACCGGCGAGGCGCTGGCGTACTCCTACGCCGATCCAAAAGCCTACGCCGCGCTCCCCCCACGGATCGAGGCGGGGCAGGCGGTGGATCTTGCTACGCTTGCCGAGGAACTCGTCGCGGTCGGTTACGTCATGGACGAGCGAGTGGACGAGCCGGGCGAGGTCGGCGTTCACGAAAAGGTCCTCAACGTCTTTCCCGTCGACGGCGACCTGCCCTTCCGGATCGAGGCGAAGGACGGCATCGTCGCCGGCATCCGCACCTACGACCCCCTCGACCAGCGGACCGTCGCCGAACTCGAAACTTGCGAAATCGGGCGCGCTTGCGAGCCCGACGTGCCGGCCCGCGGCGTCTCGCTGCTCGATCACCTCCCCGGCGCGGCGCTGTCGCTTCCGGCGAAGGCGGACCGCCGCCGCCAGTCCGTCCGCGCGCTGGCGGAGGACACGGTGGGCAAGGCGGGATGCAAGACGCTCCTGTCTGAAAAGCGATGGAACGGCGCGCTGGAGGAAGCCCATCGCATCGAACTGCCCGCCGCCGGCGAACCGGTCCCGCGTTTCGTGGAAAGCGCCGATGCGGCCGAGGCGGCCGAAGCATTCCTGCGTGCCGAAACCGGCGCCGGCAACCGGATCGCGATCCTTGCCGGGAACCGCGACCTGCGCTTCATCGCCGCGCGCCTACCATCCGGCATCGGCCGCGTCGCGACCGCCGGTTCCTGGGCGGAGCTCGAAAAGTCGAAGGCGAAAGTCACCCTGCTTGCCGCACCCGCCGAGCGCGGCTTCCGCATGGACGGCCTCGTCGCGGTCGCCGGAGCGGATCTTCTGGGAGGACGGGCCGAGCGGATCGATGCCGAAAGCGCGGCCAACCCCCATGCCGATCTTCTCGGGCTGTCGGACATTCACATCGGCGATGTCGTGGTGCACGAGGATCACGGTCTCGGACGCGTCCTCGGCATCGAGCCCATGCCCGACCTGGACGGGATGGGTACGGGCGGCGGCGACGCGGTCAAGCTCGCCTTCGCCAAGGACACCGTGCGGCTGGTCCCCGTATTCGACCTAGACCGCGTCTGGCGGTACGGTGCCGATGCGGACGGTGTCGCGCTCGATACGCTGAACGGCACGAGCTGGACGAAACGCCGCGCCGCCATCCAACACGAGATGGAGGACGCCGCCGGGAAGCTCGTCGCGCTTGCGGAGGAACGCGCCGGGCAGACCGCCCCCGTCCTCGAACCCGAGACCGACGCCTACGAACGGTTCTGCGCGCGATTTCCGTTTTCCGAAACCGCCGACCAGCACCGCGCGATCGAGGCGGTGCTCGGGGATCTCGCATCGGGCAGGCCGATGGACCGGCTCATCGTGGGCGATGTCGGTTACGGCAAGACCGAGGTCGCCCTGCGCGCCGCCGCCGCCGCGGCGCTTGCGGGCAGCCAGGTTGCGCTTGCCGCGCCGACCAGCGTGCTCGCGCGCCAGCATTACGAGACGTTCCAGCAGCGCTTCGCCAAGAGCGGGGTCGAGGTCGCGATGCTGTCGCGCCTGACCAGCGCAGCCGACAAGAAGCGCGTCCTCGCCGGCCTCAAGGACGGGTCGATCGGCATCGTCGTCGGCACCAGCGCGGTTGCCGGCAAGGCGGTGGAGTATGCCGATCTCGCGCTCGTGGTGATCGACGAGGAGCAGCGCTTCGGAAAGGCGGACAAGGACCGCCTGCGCGACCTGTCGGCGGGCCACCTGCTGTCGCTGTCGGCCACCCCGATCCCGCGCACGCTCCAGTCCGCCCTGCTCGGCATCCAAGACTTGTCGATCCTCGCGACGCCACCTGCGCGTCGCCAGCCGATCCGCACCCGCATCGCCGAGTTCGATCCCCAGACCGTGCGCGCGGCGCTAATGCGGGAGAAAGTGCGCCATGGGCAGAGCTTCGTCGTCGTGCCGCGCATCGAGGACCTCCCCCCCATCGCCGATCAGCTCGCCGGGATCGTCCCCGAACTCGAAGTCATTCAGGCCCACGGAAAGCTGCCCGCCGCCGAACTCGAGGACGCGATGGTCCGCTTCGCCGCGGGCGACGGCGACGTGCTGCTGGCCACTAACATCATCGAGGCCGGGCTCGACGTGCCGCGCGCCAACACGATGATCGTGCTCCACGCCGATCGGTTCGGCCTCGCCCAACTTCACCAGCTGCGCGGACGGGTCGGGCGCGGGCGCCGGCGCGGCAGCATCATGCTGGCGACCGAGCCGGGGCAAAGCCTGGCCGATCATACGCTGAAGCGGCTCGGGACCCTGTCGGCCTTCGACAGCCTTGGCGCCGGGTTCGCCATCAGCGCGCGCGATCTCGACATGCGCGGGGCGGGCGATCTGGTGGGCGCGGACCAGACCGGGCACATGAAGCTGATCGGTGCCGACCTCTACCGCTTCCTCCTCGAACAATCGGTGCGGACGGTTCGCGGCGAACCGGTGCAGGATCGCTGGGCGCCCGAACTGACGCTCGGCATCCAAGGCTGCCTGCCGGGCGACTGGATCGGCGACGATGACCTGCGCGTCGGCCTCTATGCGCGCGCCGCCCGCATCCAGACGCAAGACGAGCTCAAAGCCCTGCGCGCCGAACTGCGCGACCGGTTCGGCGTACTGCCGTCCGAAGCGCGGGCGTTCCTGCGCGCGGTCCAGCTGCGCATCCTCGCCCGGCGCGCGTCGATCGAGCGGATCGACGCCGGCCCCGCCGCAGTGGCCTTTACCCCGCGCGGCGAGGGCGATGCGCTCGCCGGCGTCGAGGGCGTGACCCGCAGCGGCGACCGGTTCATCCTGGCCGAGGCTATCGACGATCCGATCGCCCGCATCGCGCGAACCGAGACAGTGCTGGCGAGCGTGAAGACGGGACGGGGCCGCTAA
- a CDS encoding glycosyltransferase: MEAHCATLCAGLVERGHEVILFAAPGSGCAGEVRTICEAPYEDVLPWHDWHGTPELNDWQRSAYARAWDAIGDGEFDVVHNNTLFPALIEWARSDGVPMLTSQHVPPFGRMHDAVIAAAGDARAQVSVTSASQVPLWFDEAPANLSVVHNGIDTAWWSPAERGERLVWSGRITANKGTDHALEAARRADVALDIVGTIEDAAYFAAEVEPLLDERRRYLGHLSAEALREAIAGAAACVVTPMWPEPFGLVAAEALSCDVPVIAYANGAMAEVVGPAGILVPPGDIDALAAAMRAGVTLDPGAARQRALDLFSIPTMIAGYERLYDRAKRATALAPEPVA; the protein is encoded by the coding sequence ATGGAAGCGCATTGCGCGACGTTATGCGCCGGGTTGGTGGAGCGCGGGCACGAGGTGATACTGTTCGCCGCACCGGGGAGCGGCTGCGCCGGCGAGGTCCGCACGATCTGCGAGGCACCCTACGAGGACGTACTCCCCTGGCACGATTGGCACGGCACCCCCGAACTCAACGACTGGCAGCGCTCCGCCTACGCGAGGGCATGGGACGCGATCGGTGACGGCGAGTTCGACGTCGTCCACAACAACACGCTGTTTCCTGCGCTGATCGAATGGGCGCGGAGCGACGGCGTACCGATGCTGACCTCCCAGCACGTGCCCCCGTTCGGCCGGATGCACGACGCGGTCATCGCCGCGGCCGGCGATGCGCGGGCGCAAGTGAGCGTCACCTCGGCCAGCCAGGTGCCGCTGTGGTTCGACGAAGCGCCCGCGAACCTGTCGGTCGTCCACAACGGCATCGACACCGCGTGGTGGTCCCCCGCCGAGCGCGGCGAGCGGCTGGTGTGGTCGGGCCGGATCACCGCGAACAAGGGTACGGACCATGCGCTCGAGGCCGCGCGCCGGGCGGATGTCGCGCTCGATATCGTGGGTACGATCGAGGATGCCGCCTACTTCGCCGCCGAGGTCGAGCCGTTACTCGACGAGCGCCGCCGCTATCTCGGCCACCTGTCCGCCGAGGCTCTGCGCGAGGCGATCGCGGGCGCGGCGGCCTGCGTGGTGACGCCGATGTGGCCCGAACCGTTCGGCCTCGTCGCCGCAGAAGCGCTGTCGTGCGACGTGCCCGTGATCGCCTACGCCAACGGTGCGATGGCCGAGGTGGTCGGCCCGGCCGGTATCCTCGTGCCGCCGGGCGACATCGACGCGCTGGCGGCCGCGATGCGCGCGGGCGTCACGCTCGATCCCGGCGCGGCACGGCAGCGGGCGCTCGATCTCTTTTCCATCCCCACGATGATCGCCGGGTACGAACGGCTTTACGACCGTGCCAAGCGCGCTACGGCCCTGGCTCCGGAGCCGGTCGCGTGA
- a CDS encoding sulfotransferase family protein — translation MTVPPPHRYVFVGGLHRSGTSLLARLLAAHPAIGAIEGAPVPENEGCYLQGAIPHTARHGVPAHFATDPAQHMTEGHPLDTLATRERLEADWAPWFPQDTPWRVEKSPVNCTRTRLLQSLYPLAQFVIVTRHPAFVDQAMRKWGIGADADFPAHWRAAHETILGDVEHLHAAAVVRYEDLVADPDRTLAALFAFLDLDPVPATEVVEDGNAAYADAARASDAAYDRLGYLAGGKTAPFTPIVRHPLRAVREKAVSLTPASVRRPA, via the coding sequence GTGACCGTGCCGCCCCCGCATCGCTACGTGTTCGTCGGCGGCCTGCATCGCTCGGGCACGAGCCTGCTTGCGCGTCTGCTCGCCGCCCATCCGGCGATCGGTGCCATCGAAGGTGCGCCGGTGCCCGAAAACGAAGGGTGCTACCTCCAGGGCGCGATCCCGCACACCGCCCGCCACGGCGTGCCCGCCCACTTCGCGACCGATCCGGCGCAGCACATGACCGAGGGGCACCCCCTCGACACGCTCGCCACCCGCGAGCGGCTGGAGGCCGACTGGGCCCCGTGGTTTCCGCAAGACACGCCGTGGCGCGTGGAGAAGTCGCCGGTCAACTGCACCCGCACCCGGCTGCTCCAGTCGCTCTACCCGCTGGCGCAGTTCGTCATCGTGACCCGGCACCCGGCCTTCGTCGACCAGGCGATGCGCAAATGGGGCATCGGGGCCGACGCCGATTTTCCTGCCCACTGGCGCGCCGCGCACGAAACGATCCTCGGCGATGTCGAGCACCTCCATGCGGCCGCAGTGGTACGGTACGAGGATCTCGTCGCCGATCCCGACCGCACGCTGGCCGCGCTGTTCGCCTTCCTCGATCTCGATCCGGTACCGGCGACGGAGGTCGTAGAGGACGGTAATGCGGCATACGCCGACGCGGCGCGGGCGAGCGATGCGGCTTACGACCGGCTCGGCTACCTGGCGGGCGGCAAGACAGCCCCCTTTACTCCGATAGTCCGCCATCCGTTGCGCGCCGTGCGCGAGAAGGCCGTGAGCCTTACTCCCGCGTCAGTTCGTCGCCCAGCTTGA
- a CDS encoding Crp/Fnr family transcriptional regulator — MTSPDTMVETVCPKTWMFLKGRARHALSPEERATIENMIGDVERLDHNHTILKAGTLASRSTILLEGWIARMVWRDGRRHIVSLQVPGDFVDLHAFALKRVDHDVVAIGPAKVGYVAHDKLEEVIARQPHIGRLLWFASALEAAIHREWILTMEHLALDGRFAHFLCEMWHRLNFVGLAEEDGYAMPLTQVEMADACGTTPVHLNRIVRQLREAEIVTLSRGRVTIHDRARLEDTAKFDPRYLYGEGPLKLGDELTRE, encoded by the coding sequence ATGACGAGCCCCGACACCATGGTGGAGACAGTCTGCCCCAAGACCTGGATGTTCCTGAAGGGTCGCGCCCGGCATGCCTTGTCCCCGGAAGAGCGGGCAACGATCGAGAATATGATCGGCGATGTCGAGCGGCTGGATCATAACCATACGATACTGAAGGCCGGCACGCTGGCGAGCCGCAGCACCATCCTTCTCGAAGGATGGATTGCCCGCATGGTTTGGCGCGATGGACGCCGACACATCGTTTCGCTCCAAGTGCCGGGCGATTTCGTGGACCTTCATGCCTTCGCCCTCAAGCGTGTGGATCACGATGTCGTCGCGATCGGACCGGCAAAGGTGGGATATGTCGCCCATGACAAACTGGAGGAGGTGATCGCCCGCCAGCCCCATATCGGGCGGTTGCTGTGGTTCGCGTCCGCCTTGGAAGCGGCAATCCATCGCGAATGGATCCTCACGATGGAACACCTCGCCCTCGACGGGCGGTTCGCTCATTTCCTTTGCGAGATGTGGCACCGGCTCAATTTCGTCGGCCTGGCCGAGGAGGACGGTTATGCCATGCCGCTCACCCAGGTCGAGATGGCCGACGCCTGCGGGACGACGCCCGTCCATCTCAACCGCATCGTGCGTCAGTTGCGTGAGGCCGAGATCGTCACCCTGTCGCGCGGAAGGGTGACGATCCACGACCGGGCCCGGCTGGAAGACACAGCGAAGTTCGATCCCCGCTACCTTTACGGGGAGGGGCCGCTCAAGCTGGGCGACGAACTGACGCGGGAGTAA
- a CDS encoding glycosyltransferase family 2 protein yields the protein MNISVCTLAHGRAGHLVNLVRGLAGSAWQPAELVVTVLQDDLYDLPETDFPIRQIHRPGEGLSLAAARNAAARAATGDLLVFLDVDCIPHPALVGDYAWVAGQEDGVFMGEVAYLPKDAPLDTFDFRALDELGVQHSERAGPPEDVLGRCRDYRCFWSLNFAMTADAFARSGGFDEGYVGYGGEDTDFGRVCSEKGLPLWWVRGAKAYHQYHPHHMPPVHHVDSVIANAEYFASKWGEPTMQHWLRAFRLMGLAEPVDGRWTRLREVTEADRALTRQQEDQPYASTRVVLEQLESEAAPVG from the coding sequence ATGAACATATCGGTCTGCACCCTGGCGCACGGGCGCGCCGGACATCTCGTCAACCTCGTGCGCGGTCTTGCCGGCAGTGCATGGCAGCCGGCGGAACTCGTGGTGACCGTCTTGCAGGACGACCTGTACGATCTTCCCGAAACCGATTTTCCCATCCGGCAGATCCACCGTCCGGGCGAGGGGCTGTCGCTCGCCGCCGCGCGCAACGCCGCCGCGCGCGCCGCGACCGGCGACCTGCTGGTGTTTCTCGACGTCGATTGCATACCGCACCCTGCACTCGTGGGTGACTACGCTTGGGTCGCGGGGCAGGAGGACGGCGTCTTCATGGGCGAGGTCGCCTACCTGCCGAAGGATGCGCCGCTCGACACCTTCGATTTCCGGGCGCTTGACGAACTCGGCGTCCAGCATTCGGAACGCGCCGGCCCGCCGGAGGACGTGCTCGGCCGCTGCCGCGACTATCGCTGCTTCTGGTCGCTCAATTTCGCTATGACCGCCGATGCGTTCGCGCGGTCGGGCGGTTTCGACGAGGGATACGTGGGCTACGGCGGGGAGGATACCGACTTCGGCCGGGTCTGCTCAGAGAAGGGGCTGCCGCTGTGGTGGGTGCGCGGGGCCAAGGCCTATCACCAATACCACCCCCACCACATGCCGCCGGTGCATCACGTCGACAGCGTCATCGCCAATGCCGAATACTTCGCATCGAAATGGGGCGAGCCGACGATGCAGCACTGGCTGCGTGCGTTTCGCCTGATGGGGCTGGCCGAACCCGTGGATGGCCGCTGGACCCGCCTGCGCGAGGTGACCGAGGCCGACCGCGCCCTGACGCGTCAGCAGGAAGACCAGCCGTACGCCTCGACCCGCGTCGTACTCGAGCAGCTCGAAAGCGAGGCCGCGCCAGTCGGATGA
- a CDS encoding glycosyltransferase family protein, whose product MQQPDASGTAGRRPVGVFVHHQGRGHAERIAALANAMPPTRPVVLFAARDDIFPPLADHVSVVRIPSLFEGEGAEEPFLAAQPTPPTLHCAPLGWPTITQAIATLTDWFAKARPALFVTDVSAELGQLARIASIPHVAVVQHGDRGDPGHMASYEAAVGLLAPFDERLEQPDRPEHLRRKTHYCGGIGIDAAPRDREAARRKLGIPPSRDVVLVLAGGGGQGTPTAPLTLGARAEPGTQWVVIGKTFSEWHETPPGNLELRGWVDDADDWIAAADRIVSSCGNTTVHQVLATGKPWIAVPEWRYFAEQQRKAEALAAAGVCAFAPVWPSHADEWARLWAEAARVDPALGPGFADPHAAEGAALWLENLARKCCGEPAAEEHGIIAA is encoded by the coding sequence ATGCAGCAGCCTGACGCCAGCGGCACGGCGGGGCGGCGGCCCGTCGGCGTCTTCGTCCACCACCAGGGGCGCGGCCATGCCGAACGGATCGCCGCGCTCGCGAACGCGATGCCGCCGACCCGGCCAGTCGTGCTGTTCGCAGCCCGCGACGACATCTTCCCGCCCTTGGCCGATCATGTCTCGGTCGTCCGCATCCCCTCGCTGTTCGAAGGGGAGGGCGCCGAGGAACCCTTCCTCGCTGCGCAGCCGACCCCGCCGACACTGCACTGCGCGCCGCTCGGCTGGCCGACCATTACGCAGGCGATCGCCACGTTGACGGACTGGTTCGCGAAGGCGCGCCCCGCGCTGTTCGTGACCGACGTGTCGGCGGAACTCGGCCAGCTTGCCCGCATTGCCTCGATACCGCACGTTGCGGTCGTCCAGCACGGCGATCGTGGCGATCCCGGCCATATGGCATCCTACGAAGCGGCCGTCGGTCTCCTCGCCCCCTTCGACGAGAGGCTGGAGCAGCCGGACCGGCCCGAGCATCTGCGGCGCAAGACGCATTACTGCGGCGGCATCGGCATCGACGCCGCCCCGCGGGACCGCGAGGCCGCGCGGCGCAAGCTCGGCATTCCCCCATCGCGCGATGTCGTGTTGGTGCTGGCCGGCGGCGGCGGGCAGGGCACACCGACCGCGCCGCTGACGCTGGGTGCACGGGCGGAGCCCGGTACGCAATGGGTCGTCATCGGCAAGACGTTTTCCGAATGGCACGAAACCCCGCCGGGCAATCTCGAGCTGCGCGGCTGGGTGGACGACGCCGACGACTGGATCGCCGCCGCTGACCGCATCGTGTCGAGCTGCGGCAACACCACGGTCCACCAGGTGCTGGCTACCGGCAAGCCGTGGATCGCCGTGCCCGAGTGGCGCTATTTCGCCGAGCAGCAGCGCAAGGCCGAGGCGCTCGCCGCCGCGGGCGTGTGCGCCTTCGCACCGGTCTGGCCGTCCCATGCGGACGAATGGGCGCGCCTGTGGGCCGAAGCGGCGCGGGTCGATCCTGCGCTCGGCCCCGGCTTCGCCGATCCCCATGCGGCCGAGGGCGCGGCGCTGTGGCTCGAGAACCTTGCACGCAAATGCTGCGGCGAACCCGCGGCGGAAGAACACGGAATCATCGCGGCATGA